AGAACACCAGAGCCAGAAAGCCTTGTTTATACTGATATATATAAGCTTAGAAACAGGAACGATAAAAGTGAATATCAAAATTATATCGGCTATTTAGGTGATGCAGTAAATAAGAATAATGGAAGCACCTGCTTTCTTGGAAATGCCGATGCAGCTGAGCAGAACAGGAGTTCCATGCTCATTGCAATGGATAATAACGGAGAAATCGATATAGGTGGAACTGAAGGAATTTTAATAGAAGATGAATTGTTTCCACAGGGTAAGAGAACTGATTATAATAAGCTGGCAGATTTGTACAAGCAATATCTGGCAGCTTCTTCATTTGTGGTGATAGAAACAGGAGACATGGAGAGGCTGGAGACAGAGAGAGACTCTTTGGCTGTCGAATCGTACGAGGCTTACAAGAGTGAAGTATTAAAGAGTATAGACATTTTTATGGAGAATGTTTTTAATTACGGAGGTTTCAATACTCTTGTATTTATGTCAACTTATCCTTCGAAATCTGATATAGAAGCGGGAAATCGCCTCACACCGGTATTAGTTTATGATGCATCTGGAGGAGGCTTATTGTATTCCAGCAGCACAAGGAGAGAAGGAATTGTTCTTAATACAGATCTGGCAGATTATATGCTCTGCAAGCTAGGATATTCAAATTCAAGTGCTGTTATAGAATCGGGAAGTGAAAGAACCGAAGCTTTTCTCGAAGATATGAACAGAAACATTGTAAAAACCTCAGTATTAAGGGCTCCTGTCCTTACTTCTTATGCTGTGATGGTAATAGCAGCTATTGTAATACTATTTGTTACTGCAGTCTTTTTTAGAAAGAAATATAAACCTGCTTTTTCTTGGTTAATCGGTCTGTTAGCCTATACAATGCTTACATTCCCATTGGCACTTCTATATTTACCCACAGCTTTGCTGGGAGGAAGTCCTGCAGGATATATAGCTTTTGCAGCTGCGGCTTCTTTATTTTTATCATTAATTCTACATACTGCAATTAAGGATAAATTGAAAGTAATATTTTTTATATGCATACTGCTGTTTATAGGTTTATCCGTTGACATACTTACGGATAGCCAATTTATAAAACAGTCGGTGCTTGGCTATGATCCTATCATAGGAGCGAGATTCTACGGAATAGGAAATGAATATGCGGGTATATTTATTGGCTGCTCATTAATGGCTTTTGGCTGCCTTCGAGAAATATGGGTTGATAAGCTAAATTCTGGAATTGCAATACTTGTATTTACAGGCTGCACATTACTTTTGGGTTTGACCTCACTCGGAGCAAACTTTGGGGGGGCTATAGCAGGGGCTTTCGGTTATTTGCTTGCCTATTTCCTGGGTTATGGTATAAAATTTAATAAAAGGAATACTTCAATAGGTATTCTTGTTTTAGGATCAGCTGCTGCATTATTGGTAGCCGTAGATTCATTGGGCATAAGCAGTCAATCACATATTGGAGGTCTTGTAAAAGAAACAGAAGCTAACGGTCTTGTGATTATAACTTCTACGATACAAAGAAAAGTATCCATGAATCTCAGGCTTATAAGATATACAATATGGACAAAAGTGTTGCTTTGCATAATATCAGCAATTTCCATTATGTTATTCAGGCCTGTTAAGCTGCTTGGAAGCGTGTTCAACCGGTACAGGTATCTGAAGTATTCATGGATAAGCATTGCTGGTTCTGCGCTAGTGGGATTTGCTGTAAATGATTCTGGAATTGTACTAGCTGCAACAGCAATGATATATGCAGCATTCACTATGCTGATTTTGTGCATAGGCGAAAGGAATGAAAACTGAAGATGGATTATAGGATTTTGGGGAATTCAAAACTAAAGGTTTCGAGACTCTGCTTCGGCAGTCTGACAATAGGGCCTCTTCAGGCCAACTTGGGACTTCAGGAGGGGACTGCTGTCATAAAGACTGCCTTTGATATGGGAGTAAACTTTATAGACACAGCCGAGCTGTATGGAACATATGATTATATAAGAAAAGCGGTAAAGGGTAGAAGAGGGGATATAATAATATCAACCAAGTGTTATGCATATACTCGGGAAGGCGCTGAGAAAAGCCTTAAGAAAGCACTGGAGGAGCTGGATACTGATTACATTGATATATTTTCACTCCACGAGCAGGAAAGTGAGCTTACTCTGAAAGGACATCAGGAAGCAATTGAGTACTTTGTTAAAGCAAAGGAAAAGGGCTATATAAGAAGCTTCGGAATCTCTACCCATGCCATTGCAGCTGTAAAAGCTTCACTAAAATACAAAGAGATTGAAGTACTGCATCCCATAGTGAACAAGCGGGGTTTAGGAATAATAGACGGTAATATAAACGGAATGCTGGATGCCGTCGCTGAGGCTTGCAAGGCAGGGAAAGGCATTTTTTCCATGAAGCCGCTGGGTGGAGGAAATATGATAAAAGAAAGCGGTGAGTGCTTTGACTTTGTGCTTTCCAATGATAATTTGCACTCAATAGCAGTGGGAATGCAGAGTGATGAGGAAGTAATGAACAATGTGATGGTTTTTGAGGGAAAAAGAGTACCGGAGGACATAAGAGCAAAGCTAATTGAGAAAAAAAGAAAGCTTTTGATTGATTCTTGGTGCCGTGGCTGCGGAAGCTGCAGCAAAAAGTGCGCACAGAAGGCTCTGACAATTGAAAAGGGCAAAGCAGTCGTGGACCCTTCCAAATGTGTACTTTGCGGTTACTGCAGTGCTTATTGTCCTGATTTTTGCATAAAAATAATATAAAGCTGGTTCGAGGTACGAGATACGAGGTGCGGGGTTCATGTCATCCTGAACAAAGTGAAGAATCTAGACCCTTAAGGAATACTAAGGCCTTGCACGAGGCACGAGAACGAGGCAAAAAATATATACAAAGGAGCAAAAACATGAGAATAATGGGCTTGGATCTGGGAGATGCCACAATCGGGGTAGCTGCGAGCGACGAATTGGGTATGATGGCACATGGAATTACTACAATAAGAAGAAAGAGCATTAATTATGATATTGATAGTTTAAAAAACATTATTTGTGAGAAAAATATAAAAAGAATCGTAATCGGATTACCCAAGAATATGAATAACACCATTGGACCAAGAGGCGAGAAGACAATAGAATTTGTGCAGATTTTGAAAGAGAATTTTCCCGGGATGGAAATTGATATGTGGGACGAAAGGCTTACAACCTGCGCTGCTGAAAGGACACTTATTGAGGCTGACGTGAGGAGGAAGGACAGAAAGAAAGTAATTGACAAACTGGCTGCGGTGTTGATATTGCAGGGGTATCTGGATAATATGAAAAATTAAGTGCCCTGTATAGGATTCATTTATGGCAGCAGGGCACAACATTAAGGAAGTGCGTTATTAACATTTTTATTGAATTTAGTCTGTGATGTTAATAAGCACTAGTAGAGTCGGAGAATAAAAAGTATATGGCTTCTATCTTATTGACACTATATTGTCAGTAGGATAAAATAGCCTTAACTAGAAAGATTTGAGGTGATTTTAAATGAGTGATGAAATGGACATAATCCTGCTTTATGATGAAGACGGCAATGAAACAGAGTTTGAGGTTGTCGCTACTCTGGAAGTGGATGAGAATGAATATGCAATACTGCTGCCGAGAGATGACACAAGGGATCCGGAAGCTGAAGAAGTGGATGAGGCATATGTCTTAAGGATTGAACAGGATGAAAACGGAGAAGACATACTAATTGGCATAGATGAAGAAGAAGAGCTCAACATGGTAATTGAAGCTTATGAAGAATTAGTAAAAGAAGAATCAAATTAGAATTATTAAAAGAAGCCGGTATAACCGGCTTCTTTCATTTTATAGTCCTTTTACAGTTCTATATTTCTTAATTCCCTCTGCTAGCAGATACATTGCTTTTGTCAGATCTTTTTCATTAAGGACATAAGCAATTCTTATCTCATTCTTGCCTAAGCCTGGT
This portion of the Clostridia bacterium genome encodes:
- a CDS encoding DUF1292 domain-containing protein, whose protein sequence is MSDEMDIILLYDEDGNETEFEVVATLEVDENEYAILLPRDDTRDPEAEEVDEAYVLRIEQDENGEDILIGIDEEEELNMVIEAYEELVKEESN
- the ruvX gene encoding Holliday junction resolvase RuvX → MRIMGLDLGDATIGVAASDELGMMAHGITTIRRKSINYDIDSLKNIICEKNIKRIVIGLPKNMNNTIGPRGEKTIEFVQILKENFPGMEIDMWDERLTTCAAERTLIEADVRRKDRKKVIDKLAAVLILQGYLDNMKN
- a CDS encoding aldo/keto reductase, producing MDYRILGNSKLKVSRLCFGSLTIGPLQANLGLQEGTAVIKTAFDMGVNFIDTAELYGTYDYIRKAVKGRRGDIIISTKCYAYTREGAEKSLKKALEELDTDYIDIFSLHEQESELTLKGHQEAIEYFVKAKEKGYIRSFGISTHAIAAVKASLKYKEIEVLHPIVNKRGLGIIDGNINGMLDAVAEACKAGKGIFSMKPLGGGNMIKESGECFDFVLSNDNLHSIAVGMQSDEEVMNNVMVFEGKRVPEDIRAKLIEKKRKLLIDSWCRGCGSCSKKCAQKALTIEKGKAVVDPSKCVLCGYCSAYCPDFCIKII